From Camelus ferus isolate YT-003-E chromosome 15, BCGSAC_Cfer_1.0, whole genome shotgun sequence, the proteins below share one genomic window:
- the KCNF1 gene encoding potassium voltage-gated channel subfamily F member 1, translated as MDGAGDRSLPEPGSQDSRANDDIEIVVNVGGVRQVLYGDLLSQYPETRLAELINCLAGGYDTIFSLCDDYDPGKREFYFDRDPDAFKCVIEVYYFGEVHMKKGICPICFKNEMDFWKVDLKFLDDCCKSHLSEKREELEEIARRVQLILDDLGVDTAEGRWRRCQKCVWKFLEKPESSCPARVVAVLSFLLILISSVVMCMGTIPELQVLDAEGNRVEHPTLENVETACIGWFTLEYLLRLFSSPNKLHFALSFMNIVDVLAILPFYVSLTLTHLGARMMELTNVQQAVQALRIMRIARIFKLARHSSGLQTLTYALKRSFKELGLLLMYLAVGIFVFSALGYTMEQSHPETLFKSIPQSFWWAIITMTTVGYGDIYPKTTLGKLNAAISFLCGVIAIALPIHPIINNFVRYYNKQRVLETAAKHELELMELTSSSAGEGKAGGSRGDLDNLSPEPPGKEVPSWSSRLKISHSDTFIPLLTEEKHHRTRLQSCK; from the coding sequence ATGGACGGGGCCGGGGATCGCAGCCTCCCGGAGCCGGGCAGCCAGGATTCCCGGGCGAACGACGACATCGAGATCGTCGTCAACGTGGGGGGCGTGCGGCAGGTGCTGTACGGAGACCTCCTCAGCCAGTACCCTGAGACCCGGCTGGCGGAGCTAATCAACTGCTTGGCGGGGGGCTACGacaccatcttctccctgtgcGACGACTACGACCCCGGAAAGCGCGAGTTCTACTTCGACAGGGACCCAGACGCGTTCAAGTGTGTCATTGAGGTGTACTATTTTGGGGAGGTCCACATGAAGAAGGGCATCTGCCCCATCTGCTTCAAGAACGAGATGGACTTCTGGAAGGTGGACCTCAAATTCCTGGACGACTGCTGCAAGAGCCACCTGAGCGAGAAGCGcgaggagctggaggagatcGCGCGCCGCGTGCAGCTCATCCTGGACGACCTGGGCGTGGACACGGCCGAAGGCCGCTGGCGGCGCTGCCAGAAGTGCGTCTGGAAGTTCCTGGAGAAGCCCGAGTCTTCGTGTCCCGCGCGGGTGGTGGCCGTGCTATCCTTCCTGCTCATTCTCATCTCGTCAGTGGTCATGTGCATGGGCACCATCCCCGAGCTGCAGGTGCTGGACGCCGAAGGCAACCGCGTGGAGCACCCGACGCTGGAGAACGTGGAGACGGCGTGCATCGGCTGGTTCACGCTGGAGTACCTGCTGCGCCTCTTCTCCTCGCCCAACAAGCTGCACTTCGCCCTGTCCTTCATGAACATCGTGGACGTGCTGGCCATCCTCCCCTTCTACGTTAGCCTCACGCTCACACACCTGGGCGCCCGCATGATGGAGCTGACCAACGTGCAGCAGGCGGTGCAGGCCCTGCGGATCATGCGCATCGCCCGCATCTTCAAGCTGGCCCGCCACTCTTCCGGCCTGCAGACTCTCACATACGCCCTCAAGCGCAGCTTCAAGGAACTGGGGCTGCTGCTCATGTACCTGGcggtgggcatctttgtcttctcCGCCCTGGGCTACACCATGGAGCAGAGTCACCCTGAGACCCTGTTTAAGAGCATCCCCCAGTCCTTCTGGTGGGCCATCATCACTATGACCACGGTCGGCTATGGTGACATCTACCCCAAGACCACGCTGGGCAAGCTCAACGCGGCCATCAGCTTCTTATGTGGGGTCATCGCGATTGCTCTGCCCATCCACCCCATTATCAACAACTTTGTCAGGTACTACAACAAGCAGCGAGTCCTGGAAACGGCTGCCAAGCATGAGCTGGAGCTGATGGAGCTTACCTCCAGCAGTGCGGGCGAGGGCAAGGCAGGGGGCTCCCGCGGTGACTTGGACAACCTCTCGCCAGAGCCCCCCGGGAAGGAGGTGCCAAGCTGGAGCAGCCGGCTGAAGATCTCCCACAGTGACACCTTCATCCCCCTGCTGACCGAGGAGAAGCACCATAGGACCCGGCTCCAGAGCTGCAAATGA